The Methanothrix sp. genome window below encodes:
- a CDS encoding protein translocase subunit SecF has protein sequence MDLEEFIRKIDRRQMIAVPAAVLALSIIILAATYFTTGSPVRMGIEFTGGTLITVPAEEPESQVLSKLEGYDVSELRRVGSRYYIQLPPMGSEDYKSLARTVNEKFSDAELRYIGPVYSKQLQSDAPRYLLMSFLLMALVVFFVFRQPVISGIVVICALADIIIAAGMMTAVGVKLSLGTVAALLMLIGYSVDTDILLTVRVLKRKGPLNEKVLGAMRTGLMMTSTTLSAVIVLILVSSIIYLVSPSFTKIDVISDISVVLFFGLLADMMNTWITNVQALRWYIQRNPKLARGGKR, from the coding sequence ATGGATTTAGAGGAGTTCATCAGGAAGATAGACAGGCGGCAGATGATTGCAGTTCCAGCCGCTGTACTGGCTTTATCTATCATTATTCTGGCCGCAACGTATTTCACCACAGGATCACCGGTCAGAATGGGTATCGAGTTCACGGGTGGCACGCTCATAACAGTTCCCGCTGAGGAGCCTGAGTCGCAAGTCCTGAGCAAGCTTGAGGGTTATGATGTCTCCGAGCTGAGAAGGGTTGGAAGCAGATACTACATCCAGCTCCCCCCGATGGGATCCGAGGATTACAAGAGCCTGGCGCGGACTGTGAATGAGAAGTTCTCGGATGCTGAGCTCAGATACATAGGGCCTGTGTACAGCAAGCAGCTCCAGAGCGATGCTCCAAGGTACCTTCTGATGTCTTTCCTTCTCATGGCTCTGGTGGTCTTCTTCGTGTTCAGACAGCCTGTCATATCCGGTATTGTCGTGATCTGCGCCCTTGCGGACATAATAATAGCTGCAGGGATGATGACCGCTGTGGGCGTGAAGCTCTCGCTTGGCACGGTTGCTGCCCTTCTGATGCTCATAGGCTACTCTGTGGATACAGACATATTACTCACCGTGAGGGTGCTCAAGAGAAAGGGTCCATTAAATGAGAAGGTTCTGGGGGCGATGAGGACCGGACTGATGATGACATCCACGACACTGTCCGCGGTCATCGTGCTGATACTTGTATCGAGCATAATCTACCTGGTGTCCCCCAGCTTCACGAAGATCGATGTGATATCCGATATATCCGTGGTGCTCTTCTTCGGCCTCCTTGCGGATATGATGAACACCTGGATAACAAACGTCCAGGCTTTGCGGTGGTACATACAGCGGAATCCAAAGCTCGCCAGGGGTGGTAAGAGATGA
- a CDS encoding nitroreductase family protein gives MDVFDALKGRRSIRAYQEKPVPRDTVEMLLQAAELAPSAGNLQSRRYVVVMRQDLRKALALAAYGQSQISSAPVDIVVCADVRRSSRRYGDRGSLYAIQDADAAVMCMLLAAHAMGLGACWNGAFDDGMVRDILGIEEGVVPVAIISLGWPAESPESPGRLPPNARWEV, from the coding sequence ATGGACGTGTTCGATGCGCTTAAAGGAAGGAGGTCGATCAGGGCCTATCAGGAGAAACCTGTACCCAGGGATACTGTGGAGATGCTGCTTCAGGCGGCTGAGCTGGCGCCATCTGCGGGCAACCTTCAGTCCAGGAGGTACGTGGTTGTGATGCGGCAGGATCTCAGGAAGGCTCTGGCCCTGGCCGCATACGGCCAGAGCCAGATATCCTCCGCGCCTGTGGACATCGTCGTATGCGCTGATGTGAGGCGATCGAGCAGGCGGTATGGTGACAGGGGAAGCCTGTACGCGATCCAGGATGCTGATGCTGCTGTGATGTGCATGCTGCTTGCAGCACATGCAATGGGCCTGGGCGCATGCTGGAACGGCGCGTTCGACGATGGGATGGTGAGAGACATCCTGGGCATCGAGGAAGGTGTCGTGCCAGTCGCCATAATCTCCCTCGGCTGGCCTGCCGAGTCGCCTGAATCTCCCGGGAGGCTGCCACCCAATGCGCGCTGGGAGGTATGA